The Oenanthe melanoleuca isolate GR-GAL-2019-014 chromosome 1, OMel1.0, whole genome shotgun sequence genome segment TCAGCAGTGCAGTGGAAGGCTTTTTCTGTATATACTGGTAGACAAGGCTACTCTGCATCTTTGCTGATATCTTGCAGCTATTGCTCCACTAGAGACCACTATGCATCCTACATAGTGaggtcttttatttttaaaattatttttaatatttgttccTTTGGAGGTCCCTTAAAGTCCCTTAAATATCTTTATATAAATTTTTGTAGAAGTTGATTgtgcattaattatttttccataagTACTGATCAGGATTTAACAACAGCTTTTAAAGATGTGTGCCTCCTGTTAATTGACTGAAACAGTCAATTTAGGCTACCTTCAATAAtcaaatacaaaaatgttttgtttttttttttcagtagcaaATGATTTTATAAATTAGAATTTAGAGGTAAatcattaatttatttgcttCAGATGAGGTGATATGATAGAATCATAAAGACTCTCTGCTATTATAGACCTCTATTAATCTGCTTTGGGTTCTAAACAGCTGAACAAGCCAtcacttcctttatttttaacaacatgaattaatgaaaaatatttataagtaTTTTAGAGAAACTGTCTTAGAAGACTCATTTCCTTGCTTCTCTTTTAAACTCAGAGGAATTTTTTGCATGTTGAGAATCCATTGAATACCAATTTACATTGGTGCAAGTGAtgaatataaatgaaataatgtAAAAGTTGTATTTATGAATGTTtataaatgctttatttttacatttctcaaTAACTGTACCTTTTCCTGTGATTGATACAGCAGATGTGTGCAAAACCAAAAGGTGAAGGCATAGCCAGCTATATTGCCTAGTCTGGgatgaattttttaatattttatctgtTAAGATTTGGGTTTCAGTCAGATTTAACTCTTTACATCTGTTCAATTTTTTAGATCCCATTCATGCCCAGGTACAAAAAATGGAAGCACAACACAAGCAGAAAACAGTGAGACAGGCAAAGGCTCAGATTCTCCTCTAGACTTGATGGGGAGAGATGTAATGCCTTTTTAGTGGAAATTGACCTTGCATCATGATCTGGTAGAAGTCCCTGACGAAAATTGACATTTAACTTTGCCTGCTTTTATCTACAGAGTGCTGTGGATTTATGTGGTTCTGATGGTGTCTGCCATTACTCTTACTGAGAAAGCTCAGAAGTGATAgaattggttttgtttggtcAATATCTGAATCAATAATCAGCAGAAAGGCTGCACTGGCCAGAGATCATTCCCTGGAGGGTGTCCCAAAGCAGAAATACTGTACTGGAAATGGAAAGGAGTAGCCCTTCAatactctctttttttcctctatttggTGAATAAATTTTAGTTCTACATTTGACTATACGAGTGctcaaacatttcatttttttctttaaaagacaattttatttcagttaattttcAGCTTCTAAACATCCTGTAAATCACCTAAACTATATACTCTGCCTCTGGGTTTAACAGAGCAGAAGAGGTACTTTCAGAGAGGGATTAATCCTCACCATAAGAAGATTTCTGAAATAGCTTGGGTGAGCTACCATATGAAATAATCTATCAATTTATATTGCACTGGGGATCTGATTTAATGATGGAGACTAGGCAACAAAGATCAGCATACATTAAATGGCATCTAATCCTAGATGGGATGAAGCACAAACAAGCTCCTGAAAAAGTAAGCATTTGCCACTTCTCCTGGAAGGAAGTCCTCTCAGAAACACTGATTAAGCACTCTGGAGAAAATTCTTTGCATGACATTTTTAGCTGCCTTTCTCAGTTGAGATAAAACAATttcctttcagcatttttatttcaatggGAAGCTGGATCTCATCAGCTTTACTTAAGTTATAAATCAGAAGTGATTTTAGCAGTCCaatccacacatttttttctcttcagtccCATCACTAATCTTTAAGTAATGCTTCTAtatggggaaataaaaaaagccagagATTGAGGAGATATAATATTTAGGCATCCAACAGATATTGGTAGTTAGAACTGATtgaaaattatagaaaaatgaacccatctttttctttaaaatataagaaaCATATCTACTTTAAAGTATCtgctataattaaaaaaaaaaaaaggaaatgtcttaaaaaaaaaaaaaggtgataaAATAAATGGTTTGAAAGATGATTATTTAAGGTATTATAAATACCCatagaaaaaggagaaaactcatttggggagaaaaaaatccatgggaaatcttttcatacaaaatatttcagtcagtTCTAATTGCAATATATGTatctttgcttttccagcaaAGTGCTTAGCATGCTGGAGTTGCTAGGTATAAAATACATCCCGttaaagaaatatattcaatatatatTCTGAATATGTATATGGACATATGCAGAAATATATATACCACGGGCCTCATTTACCTTCCTTTTTGATGATAGGCTGGACGTTGCTTTCAATTAtgttaatttctgaaaatatagaaaatggAATATACAGTGCATTCCATTTGTGCAACTTCTTTGAGTCAATGATCAGTTAGATTTGGTCTGCTTATAAGGATGTGGATAAAATCATAGATATTGATGGGGGAATAGACACTCAAAAGGAGCTGGAGTATGAATCTTGGTTCTGCTTATGAAATGGTGATCCACTCATGTCACCTGCAGACGGAATCTGCTGATCTGGTATTTGCCTTGGAGCCTTATGAAACCCATGGGTCATTGTACCCATGATGATGTATGGCACATAATAGAGAGGGCTTGTAAAATTACCCACACAAGGTTTTGCACAATTCCCTGACATACCTATGGCTGAGTATTGCCCTTTTCATCAGGGAGCTGAACAGGCACACAGAGGAAACCTTCTAGCATTCAGAACTACAGATAGAACATCACAGAAAATATGCCCTTGGGAGATCATGTTGTCCCTCTACACCCAGGACAGACTCAAGTATTCATTGAACACCTCTAATAGTGATTTGACTCAGCTATCTGCTGGAGGAGCCCACACTTATAGATGTTCCAGCCTTCCTAGTCTTTCATTCACCTAAATCTACAGCTACAGCTTTCTACATGTCCACATTTACCTCTCTAGCCTAATTTTTATAGGCATTGCTTATTGTGCTACTCTCACTGGCCATGGGAAGTAGAATCATAGGATATCTCAAGTTGGAAGGGATGCATAgggatcatcaaatccaacttCCTCCTTCTCAGAGGACTACCTGAGCCTAAGCCATATGACCAAGGATGCTGTCCAGAAGctccttgaactctgtcaggccTTGCTGATGTGACCACTTTCCTGAGGAGCTTGTTCCAGTGAccaaccaccctctgggagaagaaccttttcctaatgtGCCATCTGAACTTTTCCCAAAGCAGCTCCATTCCATTTCCTCGTGTCCTGCCGTGGGTCACCATAAAGCAGACCAGCACACCCCACACTGCCCTTCTTGGGGAAGGCATGGGTTGCAGTGGGGtcactgctcagcactgaggacacccctcagccttctcttctccaaaatAAACAAGCCAAGTAACCTCACCAGCTCCTCATAAGTCTTGACCTCAAGACCTTTCACCATCTTGGtctccctcctctggacactgGGCCAAAGTTGGCtcccaaactgccccagcactggaggtgaggctgccccagctcagagcagagcaggacaatcccctcccttgcctggctgtgatgctgtgcctgatgcaccccaggacagagTTGGCTGTTTTGGCTGCTGGAGGACTGTTGGCTCATATTCAACTTGTCATCAAGGTGAATTGTGCTATTTTTTGCTCCTAGGGTTTTGAACTTCTCTATGTCCATTCCCAGTTTTCAACAGTCTGATGTGATGATTTTACTTTCTACTGTGAAATATGGATAGAACTCCACTGGAATTTAAtcatttaattgaatttatatTGCCTCACAAAGTTACACCAGCCCCTTTTCTTCTAACATCTTGTTTCAACACATACTCTATATTCAGAAATCAAACCCAAACCTGAGAAAGGCTGCAAGAGAGCTAAAAGGGGtggtttttttacatttactCCCTAAAGAGAAAGTATTCTGAACAACTGTCTCCCATTCAAGCCTCATATTTGCACACATGGGAGACAGAGACAAGAGGTACACCCTGTctctctgtaaatatttatgaaaaagaaagtatcTCAGTGCACAGTCAATGCTGCATCTTGGAGAGTGAGTACAATACAATGCTACATCTTAGAGAGAGATACAACTGTGTTATGCACCAAGCACTGAACTTTGGCTAAACACTGAAAAGCAATCTTTTCCATATGTATCTTGTCTACCCCAAGAGCTTGCACGGCTTATTTCAGGGTTACTTTCCAGTCACAcatctggaaaggaaaaaatacagtagcacagcagccagcaacATTCTGCTTTGagtctttctcttccttttcttcattgGCACATCTTACTTTCCCAGAAATTGCTTTATTCTTTATTGAAAAAGAGATGCACAATTCCAAATTGGAATTGGCACCActtaaaaagcaatattcaACACAtctggaagtatttaaaatgaACTTACTGTAAAATGTCAGTGGAATCTCTTTGAAGGTACTGTCACGAACAAactataaaaacaaaaaagcaatttatttaaaatttttcaaaagtaGCACTTGCCTTATAGTTTCCTAGTGAGTGTGGTTAGGATTCACTGCTTCAGTGACCTAAAGGTTAGGTGATGCTATTTGTCTAGGCTCTCTCATTCATCTTTGAGGGAGAATGTAGTCTCAAGAGGATAGCTGAGTAGACAAGGATGCCTACTTTTCTTCACAGGTTATTGATACTGCTGGCTTTAATGGCATAAGAATTTATGactcagtatttttttcaaataagtGCTTTGCTTTCCAAGAGTGATAAAGTGAACTGAAGGGCAGATTTGGACTAATTCACACTGAATTATCCAAATGCAAATATTCTACAATTGTTTGGCATTGAAAAACCTAACTGTTGAGTGCAGGGTATCATTCATGATTATATTTGGATAACTGGGAACCATTGGAATGTGTTGTCtgctgaagaaagaaaggaCCAGAGGATCACTTATTACTTATAATGTGCTCAGTTTCACAGATCCTGCCAGAAAGAGGTATAATTACTGAAAGAATACCTTAATTTGAATGTATTTAATCAACTTCTTCAATATTGTGAGCAGCTGATCATTTCCAACGGGCATTTCTGACAAAAGAAGCAGGCATGTAAGAGGAAATACACAAATGTGTGCATTTTGCTTTGATTTACAGTGATCAGTTGATGCAATCATTCTCAAACACATACTTGATACATAATATTCTTTACCAGCAGAAAAGCTAGTCTTTGGCTAGTCTTGTCCTTCATATActctattttaataaaatttaataaaatttcaaaatcttgCCAATTTTTCAAGCAAGGTTCTTCCACAAAATAAGCATTGAGgtaaattttctgtttcaaattcCACATAGGAATTGTACCTTTAAattaattaacttttaaaagttATTGCAGTTATATAGCATGCAAACAGATTTAAAAGAGTGGGTGCAAATTTCATTAAATACTCACCAGCTGGGTATAGGAGTTTGTCAATGACATGAATGACACCATTTGTTGCCATGAGATCAGATTCTCTTGATTTCAGCTCATTAACCAGAAGGGTATCATTCACCTGGCAAAGGATCAAAAGAGAGCCCAAGTTATAAGAGTCATTagaaaacaaccccaaatctTATTATAACATTTGGAGAAGTGCATGCCATTCTATAATGTGGAAAGACATGGAATATCAAATCTCTGTTCCAAGGCTGTAGCAGGGAGACATTTTCTATACTTAACTGTTTTCAAGTAGAGTTTGCCTCCTTGGATGGTTTTAAGAATATTGGTTACACCAGGCTCAAAGCCACTTCCAATGAAAACTCCTTGTGTCAAGTGGTAAAGAAGAATATTCCTGAGAGCATTTTTGTCTcctatgtaaaaataaaaaagagaaggaataaaaattaaatggcaGAGGATAGTTCTTTGTGGGAATTCTAAGGATTCACATAGACTTGAACTAGAGTGCGACACAATATGTATGAAAACACCACTAACACAAACAATTTGAATTTGTTAAAATTATTacaatgggaaaaaacccaactataTGCCAAAAAGGTACTCAGAACAAAATCACAAAGATCCTATGAGAAATCTTCTACAGAAGAACATAAAAGGAGTCAATGCTGGGTTTGTCTGTTCTTACAGAGGACAGAAACAACTTGGAAAAGTTGGGAAAGGGGGAACCCACTCTATTTTAGGGATGATTTCCATATTTCAAAGTTTGACATTCCTTTGtgggtcaaaaaaaaaaaacccccaatatTTCCTGTCTAAAAAACAAATGTATCCTCTAGCCCAAGTTAATATCCTGATAGGTCTCCCTGGGTCTATGAAGGCTGAGAGTCATAGGTGGGCTGCAGAAAAACCATAACATCCCCAGGAGATAGAATATGAAGCAGAGAAGCTTTAAAACACATCTATTTGACCATTCTAAGTTTAATACTAGAATCACATGCTGATATTAGTAGTTATTAGGAGTTCCAGCCTTGATGAAGCTGCAGAGGGAATCTTGTCTGGCCATATTCTTTTCCTGATGTCTCTCTCagtgaacatttttattttttcccctgtgtatTGCTCTTTTCACTGTAACTACTGCAAGTTACTTCACTACTGGGATGCAATTAAATGATCTTTTTCTTCCTAGTAAAATTAGAATTGATATTTTGTGACTGGGCCATTCATAGATTGCATAAAGTTACATAAAAAGCCTTAACACGGCCACTCCAAAGATTTTTGCACAAACTATCTGATTACCTTTGTAACTATGCCACTGCATTTACTGGTTAAAATAATTCTTGGTTTGTGTCTTTTTTACTGATAAACAAAGTTTATACACTTTAAGGCTTAGTCTTTATGGAGAAAGCAACATAATAACTTAAAAGAAGACCAAGACAGAATTCTATAAAGTAATCTggcacaaagaaaaaaaaatctgctgtaaaAAAATTATGGGGGCCAAGGAAAGCATTAAGTAACTGAGTCAAAATGATAGAAAAAATGATGCAAAAAGGTCCTTGAAAAGCAGAAGGGCAAATAAAATTGTCTTGTTAACTACAGAATTAGTCTAATATGGCATTGACCATGGAACAATTTAAGTTCTGAattgaagacaaaaataatagAAGGAAGCTGCACTATGGAATAAGATATTGaagaatgaaatttaaatttaaaaatcatgttggagtttttttccaaacagaCATTTTCTATATGCTCAAGAAGGGAATAATTTAGGGGATTCCTATGACCTGCTCTATGCAAAAGGTAAACTGCTTCAGCAGACAGCTTTTGTGTGAGAGGTGCATTAGTCTCCTTTCCAATCAATTTTACTGTGCTAGTAATTCCAGGGTTTTTTATGTTACTTACTTATCAGTATGTCCTTGTCATCATCAGTCAAACCTTTAAAGGCATCATTAGTTGGGACAAAGAGAGTCCACTGTCCAGGCCGTGACAGAACTTCATCCAAATCTGCAGCTTTCACCAGACTGAGGAAAATGCTGTTTACAAACCACAAATACATTTTGTTGAAACATGATAAATATAACTGGGCCCAGGTACTTAGTTTTCTCATTTCTGATGGTGTTCCAATTTTCAAACACTTTCACTGTTTCCCAGAAATAAAGAtagcagaagaggaaaaggagaaaaaaaaccaggaaaagacAGTCTTAAAAGTAGCAGACAGaggaaaaagtatttgaaaaaaacatgttGGCAGCCTGAATCAGAGCAAGATTCATCAAATTAAAACCCTCACAGATCAAACAGATGAAAGGAGGATGCAAAGGATAGTTCTTGCTCTAGGAGTATTGAGATACTTGCAGGAAACGGACAGAAATAAGTACTGGAAAGGTTTGCAGTCCTGCTGCACCCATATGGAATTGTACCACTCATTAGTTAAAACTCTAGAGTCTATTGCATTTATAGCTCTGGGTGCATCTTTCAATTCCTTCTGTCCTCTTACTCTTCTCATTCTAGTGTCTTACAACCCCTTGGGCCATAAAACATTCTGTGGAATTGAAGCCTTTTCAGTATACAGCAGGAGAACACTTTGTCTTCccccacatttttttccttttatgctGTTTATGTGGGTAATAAACCCttctctgccatccctgctctcaAAACCCCAACAACTCACATGCTCACAGGCCAAAGCTttttctcagagcagctgtgctgtatATACAGTTACCTTCTGCAGGAAAATCTCAGTTCTGTCAATACTGCTACTTACCTAAAACGCTTATCATTCCTCAGCATTTCATGCAATGTCTTTTCTGCTGGATTGATGATCTGTCTGAAGATGTGAATGAAaccatttcttccttctttgctTCCTCTGACCATGCATGAATTTTCAATACATACAGCCTTAGTGAAAGAGAAACAAGTGTAGCTGTTTACACAATGTTAAAAATAGCAACCATATGTATTTCCTACCGTTGAATTGTGTGTTCTTGCCAGGAAATTTGGCATTGCTTGAGAAAGCAGAAATAGCAAAATATAGCATAAAATATCACAGTGCAACTATTTTAAGACTTGatcttttgtgtttttcctttgagaATATTCTTAATTAGTTCTAAAAATGagctttaaaaatttataattaCCTGAGCACCCAATATGAAATTCTGTTGCATTTTCCCAAAGAGTTCTTCATGCAAACAAAACTCAGATTGAGAAAGatcagattttcattttctgctgtcttAAAAGTTTAAGGATTTTTTGCTGGATAGTCACAATGGTAAATGCTGGGGGTTTCATTCAGCTTTGCCTTTTATTGACTCTCCCTTTTCACAGTTGGATGCATATTTTTAGAAAGACTCATTCACTTACTGTGCGATACACAAAGACTCTAAGGAGTTTTCCTCCAATTGTTTCCAGCTCTTGTCCATTGTACAGTTCATTGAGCCCAACTTTCACTTTTATGATGTGATTCTGCAGGATTGTTTTAAGAAGACGTTGATCCAGCCTTAAGGTGTCATCTAAAAAGCCATTTAGATATTAATGTATAGTGGTTTTATACAGtgaatttttattcaaaaatagTCTGGAAATACTGAATCTTTCTTTGATATGCTTGAGTTAAAGTGTGGACAGGTCTGTGTATACAGAAAGCAAATTGTTCAGACCATTTCTCAAATTCAGTCAAGATCTTTTGGCACAATGTGCTGGTTTGTATTAGCAAATCAAAACCACTACACACAACCATGATTAATTACTATAACTAATATGTCTGATGATTGATATGTGGGCCTGCTCCATCTTCTGAATTACTGCTATAGTTTGTATTAGAACTAGCTAGTTCTTTCCATATGTACACCTAAAATCTCCCCAATTTTCTTCCATGGTAGTGAGACAACCACTCTGATTCTTTGAGAAAAGGCAAGAGGTCCATGAGGTTACCTCTGCAAATATACAAACACCTGTCTTACAGTATATTTCTAtcagcttctctctgctttaATGTACTGATAGATACTAACTATTTCCTGGGTTTAACTGGGATAGAGTCAATTTTCCTCCTAGGAGTGTTGAGATTTGGATTTAGTATGAGTATAATGTTGATAACATGCAGATGTTATTCCTGATGTTGTTTCTGAGCAGTGCTCACCATCAGCCAAGGACATCTCAGTGTTCCATGCTCTGCCAATGGGCAGTGCatgagagctgggagagagcatggccaggtgacccaaactggccaaaaaGATGTTCCATACCTTAGAATGCCATGCCCAGTGTATAAACTTGGGGAAGATAGCTGGAAGGTGCCAGTCACTGGCTGGGCATAGGTCAGCTGGTAGTGGATAATTGTATTGTGCATCATCTGTTTCTCTTAGGTTTTAATTAtcctattattattactattattattattactattagtAATATTAggattattaatattattattttactttgtcACACTTATCAAATTGCTCTTATCTAAACCTATGAGGTTTTTTAAggtatgtttttttccttattctctTCCCCACCCCAGAGTGGGGGAAAGAGGGGAGTGATCGAGTGGATGTTTGTCACTGCATACAGTTTCTGAGAATAAATAAGTTTTGAATCTAATGGAAGTGATGTAAAGATTAAGGAAACTTGCAGTTCATTGATATCTTTCCATTCCTACAATCTTTCTATATTTTGTATCTAGTTTTAGTGCTACTATTTCCATTAGCAAATTACATGACTGAAATCAAGCTGTGCAGTCTGGTGGTTAGGCTTGTTTTATCTTTCTACAAGGTATGTATTTTGAAAGGATGAAGTCATTCTGTCTATGATGCTCTTGCTGTGAGACTGAGAACAAGTACTGGGGGTTATTTGGAAAACTGTCAGAGTAGCATACATTCTTGTTTATTTTGACAATCTTTTAGGGCTACTAACCTGAGAAAGCACCATTCAGAGGAGCCAGGAGAGTGTATTGGCCTTCTGGCCTTAGAGAAGATGCCAGGCCTAGCTGTGCCACCAGGTCAGTAAATGTAGTCTGCTGAGCCCCTCCAAGCTCAATTACTTGTTTGGCTGCAAATAAAGAATtaagaaaaggtattttaaaacacagtatCTTCTTATTCCTCATTTGGATTCTCTGTGCTTATCCAGAACTATATATCTGAGGGAATCTGGGTAAAGTATCTTCAGTGAAACAAGCTTTTCAAGCACATCACTGACCAGAATCAGGAATTAGCACTTGATCAATGAAGTGGATAACACCATTGCTTGCCACAATATCTTTGCGTTTCACCATTTTCACTCCGTTCACAGTCAGACTTTCACCATCACAGCCAACTTCAATAGTGTTTCCTTCCAGGGTTTCATAGACAGCTCCACCTGTGATGGCTTCTGAGCACTGCAGAGTATTTAATATATGGAACTTCAcaagagctgcagaggaaagagCAGCAATTTAATAGATGTAGCTGTTTGGACACATATTCATATATGTATAATTTACATATAGTTTGGAATAAATTATTCCAGTTACActacttttaattaatttcactCACAGGcactttatttaaatttaatgatACTTTAGGCCTCTAAATAATGTATATGGTCAAACTATTTGGCATCCCCTATattattaaaactaaaaattgGTTGTGCTACAATCTGCTGGTGACTGCATATGATATGCTCCAAAAGGACCTTTGAGTACAAAATTCCATAGGTTATGCAAAGGTATGAGAGAATTTCATATTCTGATAGCCTGTTTCTAGGGACAGAAATGTCTGTCAGACCTATGCAGCTGAAGTATTAGAAAGGCAATGTGCCTATATTTTCACAGTTCCCTTAAAACCGTTTTGGAGACTAAGTTTTCAATGACTTTCTATCCTTAGGCAAGTAttagaagcagaagaaataacTCCTCCTACACACATGAAAGTAGAGGTGCTTGATTCCAGAGCTATAAGGATAATGTATTTTCTGCCTCCTGATCcatacatatttttcatttggaaaaagtTTAAATACCTTCAGAAGCCACCTTGTCATGCCTGATTCTTTCAAAAAATCCCCTTGGAAGTCTCTGAAAAGCTTCATTAGTAGGAACAAAGAGTGTGTAATGACCAGGTCTTCCAAGAATATCCATGACACCTGATGTAATGGCAGAATCCTAAAATataagttttttcttttaaagattgTTTGAAATATTACCAAAATACATTATCTGTCTAGTTTCACCTCATGCCAGCAGATACTTGAATGTTAGACTGAAATCATAGTGCTTTAAAAAGACAGATCATGAATGTTatagaaagatgaaaaaaaattgcagtgaaattttttaatggaaaagtaGAAAGTATTGATTTTTGtaagtttttttaaagagattaaATATGGTTGCTTGCAACTGTCATGAACTGGATTTGAGAGATTTCAGAGGATCCTCTCCATGTTTATgcctttgcatttaaaatacctttttgcATTTATTAGGGAGATGgcagatggaaaaggagaacAGTTATTTGCAAACCATTGgcatattttttaaacatgcaGCTTGAAATCCCATTGCACTGTGCAGAcacatttttcagaagatgTAAAAATTAGGAACTTGGACAATTTCTAATCATACTTCCTCTGTGCAAGAAAAATCCTTCTTATGTGCATCTATGGGTGCTCTAAAACTTGCTATGAGGTTCTGAAATTCATTTGGCATCTTTACCATTTTTTATCATCCATTTTGAAACTGTTGTTATTTATTCAGCATCAGACACTGTAAGTTCATGctaacatttcattttctcagtgCTTGAAGAGAACACTTTTTTATGTACAAGGACACATTCTGTCCTATTGATGTTGCCTTTTTATATATCTAGATTTGCGATATTAGCTGCAgctcttaatttaatttatttctctcaCTTACTAAGCTAACCCTTCTTACCTCCAGAAAtcataaagaaattaaaaaggaataaaaaaccCCTCCTTAAATAAACAGAgaagagtttttatttttgtccacTCACTCTAAACGATGAAAGATCCTCCTCAGATTCAATGATGTCTTGAATGGTATTTCCAACAGCAGTCAGGACACGATCAACAACGTGCACAACACCATTGGTAGCAATCTGATTGCCATGGATGATCCTGGCACAGTTAACTGTAACAACCTGTATTTGAAGAATCAAGTAGGAGAAGATTAAACATTAATTTGAGCACAAGCTTGCTGCCTGACTCTCACAGACTGGCAATGTGTATTCACTGTtgttatttcagattttttttttccaaaatttgaATCAAAGCCCTGTAAGATTTGAAAGTTTGGCTAAGCTTTTGGAAAGATAGCAGCAGACTAATTCAGGTTACATTGATTTCATATTCATGTTTCATTTCTTactgaaattattctgatttgGGTTTTCTTATCTGGCTAATATGGTGAttgtatttttagtttttagtGATGCAACCTGTAGATATACAAACATTTTGATGCATCTAAGACAACAAAGATGAGTGACTTAACTGGGTGGTTtctaatatttataaaaatgatttttttctagcCAAATAAGGGATGTGTGTTTCCTACAACCTTCAATGCTCCTACTAAGCGctcaaattagaaaaaaagatctgctttaatattatttagcaaaactatgaaaattaatagtagatttttctttcaaatttattATGATCATGTATTTTGACCACAAAAGGCATTGtcttttatgaagaaaattaattttcatttgaacTTTGATTTCTTAACAGCACAAAGTTTACTCATTCTTTCTTAGGGATTAGTCTACACAGCAGTCAAAAGCCCTT includes the following:
- the POSTN gene encoding periostin isoform X9 is translated as MKIFFLFTFSTFLLSVFEPAAAFAHYDKILTHSRIRARDQGPNVCALQQVMGTKKKYFSTCRNWYQQAICGKKATVLYECCPGYMKMDGTRGCPAVAPIDHVYGTLGIVGATSTQQYSDISRLREEIEGRGSFTFFAPSNEAWDQLDSEIHRNLVDNVNIELYNALHHHMLNKRMLTKDLKNGLTLVSMYNGQKLLINHYPNGVVTVNCARIIHGNQIATNGVVHVVDRVLTAVGNTIQDIIESEEDLSSFRDSAITSGVMDILGRPGHYTLFVPTNEAFQRLPRGFFERIRHDKVASEALVKFHILNTLQCSEAITGGAVYETLEGNTIEVGCDGESLTVNGVKMVKRKDIVASNGVIHFIDQVLIPDSAKQVIELGGAQQTTFTDLVAQLGLASSLRPEGQYTLLAPLNGAFSDDTLRLDQRLLKTILQNHIIKVKVGLNELYNGQELETIGGKLLRVFVYRTAVCIENSCMVRGSKEGRNGFIHIFRQIINPAEKTLHEMLRNDKRFSIFLSLVKAADLDEVLSRPGQWTLFVPTNDAFKGLTDDDKDILIRDKNALRNILLYHLTQGVFIGSGFEPGVTNILKTIQGGKLYLKTVNDTLLVNELKSRESDLMATNGVIHVIDKLLYPAEMPVGNDQLLTILKKLIKYIQIKFVRDSTFKEIPLTFYSPEIKYTRITAGGADNEEKLKKILEEEVTKVTKFIEGDGHLLEDEEIKRLLQGAGTEYTKVTKVIEGEPQIIEREIKRVHLEG
- the POSTN gene encoding periostin isoform X12, which gives rise to MKIFFLFTFSTFLLSVFEPAAAFAHYDKILTHSRIRARDQGPNVCALQQVMGTKKKYFSTCRNWYQQAICGKKATVLYECCPGYMKMDGTRGCPAVAPIDHVYGTLGIVGATSTQQYSDISRLREEIEGRGSFTFFAPSNEAWDQLDSEIHRNLVDNVNIELYNALHHHMLNKRMLTKDLKNGLTLVSMYNGQKLLINHYPNGVVTVNCARIIHGNQIATNGVVHVVDRVLTAVGNTIQDIIESEEDLSSFRDSAITSGVMDILGRPGHYTLFVPTNEAFQRLPRGFFERIRHDKVASEALVKFHILNTLQCSEAITGGAVYETLEGNTIEVGCDGESLTVNGVKMVKRKDIVASNGVIHFIDQVLIPDSAKQVIELGGAQQTTFTDLVAQLGLASSLRPEGQYTLLAPLNGAFSDDTLRLDQRLLKTILQNHIIKVKVGLNELYNGQELETIGGKLLRVFVYRTAVCIENSCMVRGSKEGRNGFIHIFRQIINPAEKTLHEMLRNDKRFSIFLSLVKAADLDEVLSRPGQWTLFVPTNDAFKGLTDDDKDILIRDKNALRNILLYHLTQGVFIGSGFEPGVTNILKTIQGGKLYLKTVNDTLLVNELKSRESDLMATNGVIHVIDKLLYPAEMPVGNDQLLTILKKLIKYIQIKFVRDSTFKEIPLTFYNPSITQLTKLIEGEPDFKIVREGETITKVIHGDPIITTYTKIIDGRPVEVTEKKVTEERIIQGPEIKYTRITAGGADNEEKLKKILEEEVTKVTKFIEGDGHLLEDEEIKRLLQGAGTEYTKVTKVIEGEPQIIEREIKRVHLEDAPVRKAQPARRTQGGAARRRTRLDHS
- the POSTN gene encoding periostin isoform X8 → MKIFFLFTFSTFLLSVFEPAAAFAHYDKILTHSRIRARDQGPNVCALQQVMGTKKKYFSTCRNWYQQAICGKKATVLYECCPGYMKMDGTRGCPAVAPIDHVYGTLGIVGATSTQQYSDISRLREEIEGRGSFTFFAPSNEAWDQLDSEIHRNLVDNVNIELYNALHHHMLNKRMLTKDLKNGLTLVSMYNGQKLLINHYPNGVVTVNCARIIHGNQIATNGVVHVVDRVLTAVGNTIQDIIESEEDLSSFRDSAITSGVMDILGRPGHYTLFVPTNEAFQRLPRGFFERIRHDKVASEALVKFHILNTLQCSEAITGGAVYETLEGNTIEVGCDGESLTVNGVKMVKRKDIVASNGVIHFIDQVLIPDSAKQVIELGGAQQTTFTDLVAQLGLASSLRPEGQYTLLAPLNGAFSDDTLRLDQRLLKTILQNHIIKVKVGLNELYNGQELETIGGKLLRVFVYRTAVCIENSCMVRGSKEGRNGFIHIFRQIINPAEKTLHEMLRNDKRFSIFLSLVKAADLDEVLSRPGQWTLFVPTNDAFKGLTDDDKDILIRDKNALRNILLYHLTQGVFIGSGFEPGVTNILKTIQGGKLYLKTVNDTLLVNELKSRESDLMATNGVIHVIDKLLYPAEMPVGNDQLLTILKKLIKYIQIKFVRDSTFKEIPLTFYNPIITTYTKIIDGRPVEVTEKKVTEERIIQGPEIKYTRITAGGADNEEKLKKILEEDAPVRKAQPARRTQGGAARRRTRLDHS